The Candidatus Hydrogenedens sp. genome has a window encoding:
- a CDS encoding thiazole synthase gives MEEINNTYLFDDPLIIAGRKFKSRLLIGTGKFPSAEALQKTIKASGTEIVTVALRRVDLKKPENDSILSVLNPKEILILPNTSGARTAEEALKLARIARSAGLEPWVKLELTPEPRYLLPDPIETLKAAELLIKDGFTVLPYIQADPILAKKLEELGTATVMPLGSPIGSNKGLKTKELIKIIIEQSNVPVVVDAGLGAPSHSAEAMEMGADAVLVNTALADAQDHEKMATAFRLATEAGRLAFRAGLGPQRDTAEASSPLTGFLFNSKNKS, from the coding sequence ATGGAAGAAATAAATAATACATATTTATTTGATGACCCGCTAATTATTGCCGGAAGAAAATTTAAATCCCGTCTTTTAATTGGCACTGGCAAATTTCCATCAGCAGAAGCATTACAAAAAACAATAAAGGCTTCAGGCACAGAAATTGTAACAGTAGCACTTAGGCGAGTAGACCTAAAAAAACCAGAAAATGACAGTATCCTTTCTGTCCTCAACCCCAAAGAGATTCTTATTTTACCCAATACCAGTGGAGCCAGAACCGCAGAAGAAGCATTAAAATTAGCACGCATAGCCCGCTCTGCAGGATTAGAGCCATGGGTAAAATTAGAACTGACACCAGAACCCAGATATTTACTACCTGACCCCATCGAGACACTTAAAGCGGCAGAATTATTAATTAAGGATGGTTTTACAGTTCTTCCTTACATTCAGGCAGACCCCATACTTGCTAAAAAATTAGAAGAATTAGGCACAGCAACAGTTATGCCTTTAGGTTCTCCCATCGGTAGCAATAAGGGATTAAAAACAAAAGAACTGATAAAGATTATTATAGAGCAATCTAATGTTCCCGTTGTTGTAGATGCAGGATTAGGAGCACCTTCTCATTCTGCAGAAGCAATGGAAATGGGTGCAGATGCAGTTCTCGTTAATACCGCTCTTGCAGACGCACAAGACCATGAAAAAATGGCAACTGCTTTCCGTTTAGCCACGGAAGCAGGTCGATTAGCATTCCGTGCTGGGTTAGGCCCTCAACGTGATACCGCCGAGGCTTCTTCTCCATTAACAGGTTTCTTGTTTAACTCTAAAAATAAATCTTAA
- a CDS encoding CehA/McbA family metallohydrolase, with the protein MIVKLKKLFLVITITVTLILITQNTYAKKKTPKKETPSQKPTVTHQFENQTYNTYSGPTGTLDIDVTDAVGKYWGARIDLLELETGKRYRFDFPEGKGEQNVPIGQFRAYIFAYDNGVPVMVQIKDITIKENQPVFLPITLLEGTTGPLVLRDFDGDCDLVLDRVEIEAGTDPYNPLDIPGKKTIPINDKVLNDKPGWYKGELCAFSKYSIGSESVGELIKRAEKENLDFLAITDINTLKSIEDPEYKSEKIVLIPAMKWGNDKMGYALVYCPRTPLDIPSTIPEAQGECIRVQAQGGIFAIAHPCFPTGFWQWGLNYVNAIQVWCREWRAIPPLTMDKLDDWIKEKKDGKFIYSLAAAVNESNIANVSANIQAARFWDYEIARGAMICGIAGSHSSNPSVPLGRPITYVRAEKKSLSAILDGIRLGRTYVSSGPNGPKLSFVADSLADNKIDVSIGGIVPLGIDIRFEAIVTNAKGKKLEVIFNGRPIVTKIVESDNFTLRFTDKPTRSGAYRLRIIGPPEKQKGFGDVEVYAMTSPIYAQDITPEILWRLPKFDPKKAWIEIKPSEEGSYLNLPEN; encoded by the coding sequence ATGATAGTGAAATTAAAAAAGTTGTTTTTAGTTATTACCATAACTGTTACCTTAATTTTAATCACCCAAAATACGTATGCCAAGAAAAAAACTCCTAAAAAAGAGACTCCCTCTCAAAAACCTACGGTCACTCACCAATTTGAGAATCAGACATATAACACGTATTCTGGGCCTACAGGCACATTAGACATCGATGTAACAGATGCAGTTGGAAAATATTGGGGTGCTCGTATTGACTTGCTTGAATTAGAGACAGGAAAACGATATCGTTTTGACTTTCCAGAGGGAAAAGGAGAACAGAACGTTCCTATAGGGCAATTTCGCGCCTATATATTCGCCTACGACAATGGCGTTCCTGTCATGGTTCAGATAAAAGACATTACAATTAAAGAAAACCAACCTGTTTTTTTACCTATAACTCTATTAGAGGGAACAACAGGACCTCTCGTCCTTAGAGATTTCGATGGTGATTGTGACCTTGTTCTTGATAGAGTAGAAATTGAAGCAGGAACCGACCCATATAATCCATTGGATATCCCAGGTAAAAAGACGATTCCTATAAATGATAAAGTTCTTAATGACAAGCCAGGATGGTATAAAGGGGAACTATGTGCCTTTTCCAAATATAGTATCGGTTCTGAATCAGTAGGCGAACTCATTAAAAGGGCGGAAAAAGAGAATCTCGATTTCTTAGCCATTACCGACATAAATACACTAAAATCTATTGAAGACCCAGAATATAAATCTGAGAAGATTGTCCTCATTCCAGCAATGAAATGGGGTAATGACAAAATGGGTTATGCACTTGTGTACTGTCCACGAACCCCCCTCGATATACCATCAACTATCCCTGAAGCACAAGGGGAATGTATCCGTGTCCAGGCTCAAGGTGGCATTTTCGCAATTGCACATCCATGTTTCCCAACAGGATTTTGGCAATGGGGATTAAATTATGTAAACGCCATCCAGGTCTGGTGTAGAGAGTGGAGAGCCATTCCCCCATTAACAATGGATAAATTAGATGACTGGATTAAAGAAAAAAAGGATGGCAAATTTATTTATTCACTTGCCGCGGCAGTAAATGAGTCTAACATTGCTAATGTTTCTGCTAATATTCAGGCAGCCCGTTTCTGGGACTATGAAATAGCAAGAGGTGCTATGATATGCGGTATTGCTGGAAGTCATTCATCAAACCCATCTGTGCCTTTAGGAAGACCTATAACCTATGTTCGAGCTGAAAAAAAATCGTTGTCCGCTATTCTTGATGGTATTCGTCTCGGCAGAACCTATGTTTCTTCTGGACCCAATGGTCCAAAACTCAGTTTTGTTGCGGATTCATTAGCAGACAATAAAATTGATGTATCTATTGGTGGCATTGTCCCATTAGGTATTGACATACGATTTGAAGCGATTGTTACAAATGCTAAAGGAAAAAAATTAGAGGTCATATTTAACGGTAGACCAATTGTAACAAAAATAGTTGAAAGTGATAATTTTACACTTAGATTCACAGATAAACCTACAAGAAGTGGTGCATATAGATTAAGAATTATAGGCCCACCTGAAAAACAAAAAGGATTTGGCGATGTGGAAGTATATGCTATGACAAGCCCAATCTATGCTCAAGACATTACTCCTGAGATACTCTGGCGTTTGCCTAAGTTTGACCCCAAAAAAGCATGGATAGAAATCAAACCCAGCGAAGAAGGCTCGTATCTTAACTTGCCTGAAAACTAA
- a CDS encoding ribonuclease D, which translates to MPHKNIDFVINNYNLIQTRKDWEKVLKILSNEPKIALDLEANSIYEYPGEICLIQISVRGYDFLLDPLANFDFSELGTLLANPNIEKIFHACEYDLRLLWTQYRWEVKNLFDTMWAGKLLGYKHLGLVFLLHSILNINHDKKYQKSDWKKRPLSEQQLSYAYRDSHYLIPLEEIMKEKLIEKGLWEEAKEIFEELPHEFSKDEDASQFLNLLGNRNLPEKNIKALKALYYYRKTLAEKIHIQPNKLISNRCLINISRSLPTSLEKLEKIQGAQSISKHINKQELIKIIGEALINKEPINISHRKNNDPRVKNRVSLLMKWRRNLATSRNLDSDVVLTKNKISILAHAGPKTHSDLIKLKILGPVRLKMYGEQILNILKISDDFFDKKNT; encoded by the coding sequence ATGCCTCATAAAAATATTGATTTTGTAATTAACAATTATAATCTTATTCAGACACGAAAAGACTGGGAAAAAGTATTAAAAATATTAAGTAATGAACCTAAAATCGCTTTAGACCTTGAAGCTAATTCCATTTATGAATACCCTGGTGAAATTTGTCTAATTCAAATATCAGTAAGGGGTTATGATTTTCTCCTTGACCCATTAGCAAATTTTGACTTTTCCGAATTAGGAACGTTATTAGCCAATCCCAATATTGAAAAAATCTTTCATGCTTGTGAATACGACCTTCGTCTTCTCTGGACACAATACCGCTGGGAAGTAAAAAACCTTTTTGACACGATGTGGGCTGGCAAACTCTTAGGTTATAAGCACTTAGGACTCGTTTTTCTCCTTCACTCCATTCTAAACATTAATCATGACAAAAAATATCAAAAATCAGACTGGAAAAAAAGACCTTTATCAGAACAACAATTAAGTTATGCTTATCGTGATTCTCACTACTTAATTCCATTAGAAGAAATAATGAAAGAAAAACTAATAGAAAAGGGATTATGGGAAGAAGCAAAGGAAATTTTTGAAGAATTACCCCATGAATTTTCTAAAGATGAAGATGCCTCTCAATTTCTTAATTTACTTGGCAATAGGAATCTCCCAGAAAAAAACATAAAAGCCCTTAAGGCTCTTTACTACTACCGAAAAACGCTTGCTGAAAAAATCCACATTCAACCTAATAAACTCATCTCAAATCGTTGTTTGATTAACATATCACGGTCGTTACCAACTTCATTAGAGAAATTGGAAAAAATTCAAGGTGCACAATCTATCTCAAAACATATTAACAAACAAGAATTAATCAAAATAATTGGGGAAGCACTTATAAATAAAGAACCTATTAATATTTCACATAGAAAAAATAACGACCCACGAGTAAAAAACAGGGTTTCTCTGCTTATGAAATGGCGAAGAAATTTAGCCACTTCTCGGAATCTTGATTCGGATGTTGTATTAACAAAAAATAAAATATCTATCCTCGCCCATGCAGGACCTAAAACCCATTCTGACCTCATAAAATTAAAAATTTTAGGACCTGTTCGCCTGAAAATGTATGGGGAACAAATTTTAAATATATTGAAGATATCTGACGATTTTTTTGATAAGAAAAATACATAA
- the purQ gene encoding phosphoribosylformylglycinamidine synthase I → MVKVLVLTGFGINCERETAYAFQKAGAEPLLIHLNDLIEKPDYLESSKIFAIPGGFSFGDDVASGRILANRIRYRLEKPLQKFINDGKLIIGICNGFQVMVKMGILPLFDGEFKQLVTLTHNNSGRFEDRWVHLKINPHSPCVWTKDINQLDLPVRHGEGKFLTKDPLVLEKLHKQNQIVLQYMKPDGTLANNEYPSNPNGSINDIAGICNPNGRIFGLMPHPEGFWDSKLHPLWNRIKLEGSGDGLKIFENGIAYAKKNL, encoded by the coding sequence ATGGTTAAGGTTCTTGTACTAACAGGTTTTGGTATTAATTGTGAACGCGAAACGGCATACGCTTTCCAAAAAGCAGGTGCTGAACCATTACTTATTCATTTAAATGACCTTATTGAAAAACCAGATTATCTCGAATCTTCAAAGATCTTCGCTATCCCTGGGGGGTTCTCCTTCGGCGACGACGTCGCCTCTGGAAGAATCCTTGCAAATAGAATCCGCTACCGATTGGAAAAACCACTCCAAAAATTTATTAATGATGGAAAATTAATAATTGGAATCTGTAATGGCTTTCAAGTCATGGTAAAAATGGGAATTCTTCCCTTATTCGATGGCGAATTTAAACAATTAGTCACATTAACCCACAACAATTCTGGCCGTTTTGAAGACCGATGGGTACATCTAAAAATAAATCCCCATTCACCTTGTGTATGGACAAAAGACATAAACCAATTAGATTTACCTGTGCGACACGGAGAAGGAAAGTTTTTAACCAAAGACCCACTTGTTTTGGAAAAATTACACAAGCAAAACCAAATTGTATTACAATACATGAAGCCAGATGGAACACTTGCAAACAATGAGTATCCAAGCAATCCTAATGGTTCTATCAATGATATTGCTGGGATATGTAACCCTAACGGTAGAATTTTTGGGCTTATGCCACATCCAGAAGGGTTCTGGGACTCAAAATTACATCCTCTCTGGAACCGCATTAAATTGGAAGGTTCTGGAGATGGGTTGAAAATATTTGAAAATGGAATCGCTTATGCAAAAAAGAATTTGTAA
- a CDS encoding AIR synthase-related protein, with protein MLNRIEVSVRPELTDPIGKSLCSQIKDDLAITCNSIRVVDVYTIMANLTEHELIKIANELFTDSVIQISSINKHILFSHEYQHVVEVGFRPGVTDNVGKSAREGIQDTISRDLKSDELVFKSTMYWFAGLSKDLCSKIARELLANELIQHWCVLSLNELSTKDDLFLLPPPIVKEKTESIVETISLDLDDKGLVELSQKRLLALDLREMKAIKDYYQNPETKNHRKKHNLPDCPTDIELEILAQTWSEHCKHKIFNAEINFENDNETQKINSLFKTYIKSVTEKLQSEINWLVSVFHDNAGLIRFDDNHLISMKVETHNSPSALDPYGGAITGIVGVNRDILGAGLGCRCIFNTDVFCFASPFYEGKIPERLFHPRRVLRGVHAGVRDGGNQSGIPTVNGAIVFHERFLGKPLVFCGTGGIIPNKINGKPSHEKQARSGDLIVMLGGRIGKDGIHGATFSSEELHEGSPVTAVQIGDPITQKKLSDFLFEARDRSLYNAVTDDGAGGLSSSIGEMARIPGGANVYLDRAPLKYAGLAPWEIFLSESQERMTLAVPPEHIDEFLELAKRRDVEATVLGKFTDSGYLNCYYNNKLIASLSMHFLHEGVPTMQLRAKLTPSPSKRFNIPKKLDLTDDLKKVLGSLNVCSKESFVRMYDHEVQAQTILKPFQGATYDGPGDASVIRPVYDSNRGLAVACGICPKYSDLDCYQMSANAVDEAVRNLVAVGVQLGDIAGLDNFCWPDPVESEKTPDGAHKLAQLVLTCQGLYDTCVTYKIPLISGKDSMKNDYKIGNIKISIPPTLLFTAIGFINDIQQTMTMDVKQPGDRIYLIGKTVEALGGSEWAVLNNIEGGTVPIVTPTEAVIQYTRIHEAIKQGLISSCHDCSDGGLAVTLAESAFAGALGMEINIQPLQIEDDIVSLFSETPCRHIVSVPEHKENAFLKLMNDVNIYYLGNVTSAPDFTINGYTGHPVIHTTIYELKEAWQKTLRI; from the coding sequence ATGCTCAACCGAATTGAAGTCTCTGTTCGACCGGAACTGACGGACCCTATCGGTAAAAGTTTATGTTCACAAATAAAAGACGATTTAGCCATTACCTGTAATTCTATTCGTGTGGTTGATGTATATACAATCATGGCAAATCTCACAGAACATGAACTAATAAAAATAGCAAATGAATTATTTACCGATTCTGTAATACAAATTTCATCAATAAATAAGCATATTCTCTTCTCCCATGAATACCAACATGTTGTTGAGGTTGGATTTCGCCCTGGAGTTACGGACAATGTTGGTAAAAGTGCACGAGAGGGAATTCAGGATACCATTTCTCGCGATTTAAAATCGGATGAACTTGTTTTCAAATCAACAATGTATTGGTTTGCAGGTTTATCTAAAGACCTTTGTTCAAAAATTGCGAGAGAACTTCTTGCAAATGAACTTATCCAACACTGGTGTGTGCTATCTCTAAATGAACTTTCAACAAAAGATGACCTTTTTTTATTACCACCTCCTATTGTAAAGGAAAAAACGGAAAGCATTGTAGAAACCATTTCTTTAGATTTGGACGATAAAGGATTGGTTGAATTAAGCCAAAAAAGATTATTAGCCCTTGACCTACGTGAAATGAAAGCCATTAAAGACTATTATCAGAATCCAGAAACGAAGAACCATAGGAAAAAGCATAATTTACCTGATTGTCCAACTGATATTGAATTAGAAATTTTGGCACAAACATGGTCTGAACACTGCAAACATAAAATATTTAATGCAGAGATTAACTTCGAAAATGATAATGAGACCCAAAAAATCAATAGTCTATTCAAAACATATATAAAATCTGTTACAGAAAAACTCCAATCCGAAATTAATTGGCTGGTAAGTGTTTTCCACGATAATGCAGGTCTTATACGATTTGATGATAATCATCTTATTTCAATGAAAGTCGAAACACATAATAGCCCTTCAGCACTTGACCCTTATGGTGGTGCTATTACAGGTATTGTTGGTGTAAATCGTGATATTTTAGGTGCTGGTTTAGGTTGCCGTTGTATTTTCAATACAGATGTATTTTGTTTTGCATCACCTTTCTATGAAGGGAAAATTCCAGAACGATTATTCCATCCACGAAGAGTGCTCCGTGGCGTTCATGCTGGTGTGAGAGACGGAGGCAATCAAAGTGGTATACCCACAGTTAATGGAGCAATTGTGTTTCATGAACGTTTTTTAGGGAAACCTTTAGTCTTCTGTGGCACAGGTGGAATAATCCCTAATAAGATTAATGGGAAACCCAGCCATGAGAAACAAGCACGCAGTGGCGACCTGATTGTTATGCTTGGCGGAAGAATAGGCAAAGACGGAATACACGGTGCTACTTTCTCATCGGAAGAGCTCCATGAAGGTTCCCCAGTCACAGCCGTCCAAATAGGCGACCCCATTACGCAGAAGAAACTTTCGGACTTCCTTTTTGAGGCAAGGGATCGGTCTTTATACAATGCAGTTACCGATGACGGTGCAGGTGGCTTATCTTCAAGTATTGGAGAAATGGCAAGAATTCCAGGAGGTGCAAATGTTTATTTAGACCGAGCACCTCTTAAATATGCTGGGCTTGCACCATGGGAGATTTTTCTATCTGAATCACAAGAACGAATGACTCTCGCAGTACCACCTGAACACATTGATGAATTTCTCGAACTTGCAAAGCGTAGAGACGTAGAGGCAACGGTTCTCGGTAAATTTACAGATTCTGGATATCTTAACTGTTATTACAATAATAAATTAATTGCCTCTTTATCTATGCATTTCCTCCATGAGGGTGTCCCTACAATGCAGTTAAGAGCAAAACTTACACCTTCACCATCAAAAAGATTTAATATCCCCAAAAAATTGGATTTAACTGATGACCTAAAAAAGGTATTAGGTAGTTTAAATGTATGTAGTAAAGAATCCTTTGTGCGGATGTATGACCATGAGGTACAGGCACAAACCATATTAAAACCATTTCAAGGTGCAACTTACGATGGACCTGGCGATGCCTCTGTCATACGACCAGTATATGACTCCAATCGTGGACTTGCAGTCGCATGCGGTATTTGCCCCAAATACAGTGACCTCGATTGTTATCAAATGTCTGCGAATGCTGTGGATGAAGCTGTTAGAAATCTTGTTGCAGTAGGAGTGCAATTAGGAGATATTGCGGGTTTAGACAATTTCTGTTGGCCTGACCCTGTAGAAAGTGAAAAAACTCCTGATGGTGCCCATAAATTAGCCCAATTAGTCCTAACATGCCAAGGACTATACGATACATGTGTTACATACAAAATCCCGCTTATTAGCGGTAAAGATAGTATGAAAAACGACTATAAGATTGGCAATATAAAAATTTCAATACCTCCCACATTACTTTTCACAGCTATCGGTTTTATAAATGATATTCAGCAAACAATGACGATGGATGTAAAACAACCCGGTGATAGAATCTATCTTATTGGTAAAACTGTTGAGGCACTCGGCGGAAGTGAATGGGCAGTATTAAATAATATCGAGGGTGGAACTGTTCCAATCGTTACACCTACAGAAGCTGTAATACAATATACACGAATCCATGAGGCTATTAAACAAGGGTTAATTTCCTCATGCCATGACTGTTCCGATGGAGGACTTGCAGTCACCTTAGCGGAAAGTGCATTTGCTGGTGCTCTTGGTATGGAAATAAACATACAACCACTACAAATTGAAGATGATATAGTCTCCCTATTTAGTGAAACACCCTGCCGACATATTGTCTCTGTCCCAGAACATAAAGAGAACGCATTTTTAAAATTAATGAACGATGTAAATATTTATTATCTTGGTAACGTTACCTCTGCCCCTGATTTTACTATAAATGGATATACTGGACATCCAGTTATACACACTACCATTTACGAACTTAAAGAGGCATGGCAAAAAACATTGCGTATTTAA
- the purM gene encoding phosphoribosylformylglycinamidine cyclo-ligase, with the protein MDDETRKLSYKDAGVNIDAANEAVSEIKELVKRTFNDQVLYNIGLFGGLFQPDLQGIEEPVLVSSIDGVGTKLKLAIMANKHDTVGIDLVSHCVNDILVQGAKPLFFLDYIAMGKLNPSTIIEVVRGLTLGCGQAGCALIGGETAEMPDVYKPEEYDLVGTIVGIVDRKKIVDGSHIQSGDVILGLASSGLHTNGYTLARKICFEVAKLKLEDTFPGTNQSVYDTLMAPHLCYSKIMQIVMKLADVRGMAHITGGGITENLPRILPENIGAEINLGSWEVPYLFRFLKETGNVDDEEMLRVFNMGLGLLFIIPEEHLPKVLKAFEQAGVTVHIVGKIINGERKVYYKGNLKYAQPN; encoded by the coding sequence ATGGACGACGAAACACGAAAATTAAGTTATAAAGACGCAGGCGTTAATATTGACGCTGCGAATGAAGCAGTTAGCGAAATTAAAGAATTAGTTAAAAGGACGTTCAACGACCAAGTCTTATATAACATAGGATTATTTGGTGGACTTTTCCAACCTGACTTACAAGGTATTGAAGAACCTGTTCTCGTTTCAAGTATTGACGGAGTAGGAACAAAACTAAAATTAGCGATTATGGCAAATAAACATGATACAGTGGGAATTGACCTCGTCTCCCATTGCGTAAACGACATTTTAGTTCAAGGTGCAAAACCTCTCTTTTTTCTTGATTATATTGCCATGGGCAAATTAAATCCTTCGACAATTATTGAGGTTGTACGTGGGCTCACATTAGGTTGCGGTCAGGCTGGTTGTGCTCTCATCGGAGGAGAGACTGCAGAAATGCCTGATGTATATAAACCAGAAGAGTATGACCTTGTAGGAACTATTGTTGGAATTGTAGACCGTAAAAAAATCGTTGATGGCTCACATATTCAATCTGGCGATGTTATACTCGGACTTGCTTCTTCAGGGTTACACACAAACGGATACACCCTCGCACGTAAAATATGTTTTGAAGTAGCAAAATTAAAATTAGAAGATACATTTCCAGGAACAAATCAATCCGTATACGATACTTTAATGGCTCCTCATCTCTGCTACTCAAAGATTATGCAAATAGTCATGAAGTTAGCAGACGTTCGTGGTATGGCTCATATTACAGGAGGGGGTATTACAGAAAATCTACCGCGAATTCTACCTGAAAATATAGGTGCGGAAATTAACCTTGGTAGTTGGGAAGTGCCATACCTATTCCGCTTCTTAAAAGAAACTGGAAATGTAGATGATGAAGAAATGTTGCGTGTTTTTAATATGGGGCTTGGTTTACTATTTATCATTCCAGAAGAACATCTACCCAAAGTATTGAAAGCATTCGAACAAGCAGGTGTAACTGTACATATTGTAGGAAAAATAATCAATGGCGAAAGGAAAGTGTATTATAAAGGGAATTTAAAATATGCTCAACCGAATTGA